From Mucilaginibacter rubeus, a single genomic window includes:
- a CDS encoding PstS family phosphate ABC transporter substrate-binding protein, whose product MKIKLQVVYVLVLVASIAGLQACKQKQVKSVPTDSFNAGKATFVADESFSPIIGQEEYVYRSRYPNADPVFVYKTENQAVNMLLNDSVRVAVLSRDLDTAERNIITRRSLSVEVVPFAVDAVTLVVNNASNDTTITIAQLKKELNGQGSGNKTIVFDNPNSSLVRYLKDFSGNKEFKQKNIYALKSNIEVIKYVSEHPDALGIIGFSWLNNPEKAYADYVDKVKIVGVKDEGNKQYANEYFKPSQESLVLKQYPLSRTLYMVNCSSKNGLAAGFVTFLASDVGQRIILKSGLLPDSIPPREINLKSKL is encoded by the coding sequence ATGAAGATTAAATTACAGGTTGTATATGTATTGGTTTTAGTTGCTTCAATAGCCGGTTTACAGGCATGCAAGCAAAAGCAAGTAAAGTCTGTACCAACCGATAGCTTCAACGCCGGAAAAGCAACTTTTGTGGCCGATGAATCGTTTTCGCCTATAATAGGACAAGAAGAGTATGTTTACAGAAGCCGGTACCCCAACGCCGACCCTGTTTTTGTTTATAAAACCGAAAACCAGGCTGTAAATATGTTGTTAAATGACAGTGTAAGGGTTGCGGTATTATCGCGTGATCTGGATACCGCGGAACGTAATATAATTACCCGCCGTTCGTTGAGTGTTGAAGTTGTGCCATTTGCGGTTGATGCCGTTACATTGGTAGTGAACAATGCATCCAATGATACTACCATAACAATTGCCCAATTAAAGAAAGAACTTAACGGGCAGGGTAGCGGAAATAAAACTATCGTTTTTGATAATCCAAACTCAAGTTTGGTAAGATATTTGAAGGATTTCTCTGGTAATAAGGAGTTTAAGCAGAAAAACATTTACGCGCTTAAATCGAATATTGAGGTTATTAAATACGTAAGTGAGCATCCCGATGCATTGGGAATTATAGGGTTTAGCTGGCTTAACAATCCGGAAAAAGCTTACGCTGATTATGTGGATAAAGTGAAAATTGTAGGTGTTAAAGACGAGGGCAATAAACAGTATGCCAACGAGTATTTTAAACCTTCGCAAGAATCGCTTGTCTTAAAACAGTACCCTTTGAGCAGAACTTTATATATGGTTAACTGCTCAAGTAAGAACGGATTAGCGGCCGGATTTGTTACGTTCTTAGCAAGTGATGTGGGGCAGAGAATTATTTTAAAATCAGGTTTATTGCCTGATTCAATTCCGCCAAGAGAGATAAATTTAAAAAGTAAACTATAA
- a CDS encoding tetratricopeptide repeat protein, translated as MISKIAKASLGLVFLGSSSVFAQSLADAKKAIDAEQYQKAESMLKTLTTTQPTKDENFFYLGWVYIKQDYSDSAKVVFNKGIAANPKSALNYAGLGAVARLDKDNAGATTNFNQAISLAAKDTKPYTYVGLSYLLPTTTDKKVAPADADAAIAVLTKGKAINAKDVDLLIALGDAYRSVLKSNEAYSNYSDASTLDPKNPAAKVATGVLYKFANNFDGSEQQFKDALAINANYGPAYREWAETDLRWSLTDPKMASAKIKEAVDHYKQYLSLTDQSVESQMRYADFLILAGDYKTLQQVATDLSKSASTNARVYRYLAYAAYENKDYSNGLTAINTWFQKADPKRIIPRDYLYQGRLQMATGQDSVGINTLKKALELDSTQTDVYGEIAKALYHQKKYEQAGDAYRQVTLKAGRNVKLTDYFYEGISYYFGYDEKKPNADSLLVRADSAFSYVNQKSPTTADGYLYRAYVNDMKEKDRNNINGYAKPFYEKYIELVTAKGAADDKTKKSLANAYAYLGTYYEYKEKDEAKATENFTKARENDPTNKQAVAFFQRKGGAGKSK; from the coding sequence ATGATCAGTAAAATAGCTAAGGCTTCATTAGGACTGGTATTTTTAGGTTCATCATCAGTTTTTGCGCAAAGTCTTGCCGACGCCAAAAAAGCTATTGACGCCGAACAATATCAGAAAGCAGAGTCGATGCTCAAAACGCTTACTACAACTCAGCCAACTAAAGACGAGAACTTTTTTTACCTGGGTTGGGTGTACATTAAACAGGACTATTCTGATTCGGCGAAAGTCGTTTTCAATAAAGGGATTGCTGCAAATCCAAAATCAGCATTAAACTATGCAGGTTTAGGTGCTGTTGCCCGTTTAGATAAAGACAACGCCGGTGCTACTACTAACTTTAACCAGGCTATTTCTTTAGCTGCTAAGGATACAAAACCTTATACTTATGTAGGTTTATCTTATTTATTGCCTACAACTACTGATAAGAAAGTAGCCCCTGCCGATGCTGATGCTGCTATTGCTGTACTTACCAAAGGAAAAGCTATCAATGCAAAAGACGTTGATCTGCTTATCGCTTTAGGTGATGCTTACCGTTCAGTTTTAAAAAGCAACGAAGCTTACTCAAACTACTCTGACGCTTCTACGCTTGATCCTAAAAACCCTGCAGCTAAAGTTGCAACAGGTGTATTGTACAAATTCGCTAACAACTTTGACGGTTCTGAGCAACAGTTTAAAGATGCCTTGGCTATCAATGCTAACTACGGCCCTGCTTACCGCGAGTGGGCTGAAACCGACTTACGTTGGTCATTAACTGATCCTAAAATGGCTTCGGCTAAAATCAAAGAGGCGGTTGATCACTACAAACAATATTTGAGCTTAACCGATCAGTCTGTAGAGTCACAAATGCGTTATGCAGACTTCCTGATTCTTGCAGGTGATTACAAAACCTTACAACAGGTTGCTACTGATTTGTCAAAATCAGCAAGTACAAATGCAAGGGTTTACCGTTATTTAGCTTATGCAGCTTACGAAAACAAAGATTACTCAAACGGCTTAACCGCTATCAATACCTGGTTCCAAAAAGCCGATCCAAAACGTATCATCCCTCGTGATTACTTATATCAGGGCCGTTTACAGATGGCTACAGGTCAGGATTCGGTAGGTATCAATACCTTGAAAAAAGCATTAGAGCTTGACAGCACTCAAACTGATGTTTATGGCGAAATTGCAAAAGCGTTATACCACCAGAAAAAATACGAGCAGGCAGGTGATGCTTACCGTCAGGTTACTTTAAAAGCCGGCCGTAACGTGAAACTTACCGACTATTTTTATGAAGGTATCAGCTACTATTTTGGTTATGATGAAAAGAAACCAAATGCCGATTCATTGTTGGTAAGAGCAGATTCAGCGTTTAGCTATGTAAACCAAAAAAGCCCAACCACTGCTGATGGTTACCTTTACCGTGCATATGTTAACGATATGAAAGAAAAAGATCGTAACAACATTAACGGTTATGCTAAGCCTTTCTATGAAAAATATATTGAGCTTGTAACTGCAAAAGGTGCTGCTGACGACAAAACTAAAAAGAGCCTTGCAAACGCTTACGCTTACTTAGGTACTTATTATGAGTACAAAGAAAAGGATGAAGCTAAAGCAACCGAAAACTTCACCAAAGCAAGGGAAAATGATCCTACCAACAAGCAAGCGGTAGCATTCTTCCAACGCAAAGGAGGAGCTGGTAAAAGCAAATAA